The proteins below are encoded in one region of Pseudomonas putida NBRC 14164:
- a CDS encoding efflux RND transporter periplasmic adaptor subunit, with protein sequence MPTTLPPRLRPLALMAFLSLSLAGCGDSAEQDEKAPTPQVRVETLQLQPLAISSELSGRILAPRTAEVRARVEGVVLKRVYREGSDVKQGDVLFLIDPAPFKADHDSARATLAKAEATLYQARLQEQRYRDLVDDKAVSRQEYDNAKASFLQADAEVAAAKAALERTRLNLGYATVTAPISGRIGRALVTEGALVGQNETTPLATIQQLDPIHADVTQSTRELNALRRALRAGELQQVGDGQARATLIQDDGSAYPLPGKLLFSDISVDPTTNQITLRSEFPNPDLDLLPGSYVRVRLEQAVQPKGLSVPQRAILRDSAGVPKVLVVDQQARVSDRQVVLGSAQGDRWVVSEGLAPGERVVVEGLQHVKAGDQVQVDNASGAPPIAQHTGQ encoded by the coding sequence ATGCCTACTACCCTCCCCCCTCGCCTGCGCCCATTGGCGCTGATGGCGTTTCTGAGCCTGTCCCTGGCCGGCTGTGGCGACAGCGCCGAGCAAGACGAAAAAGCCCCCACACCGCAAGTGCGGGTAGAAACCCTGCAACTGCAGCCACTGGCCATCAGCAGCGAACTCAGCGGCCGCATCCTGGCGCCGCGCACCGCCGAAGTGCGCGCGCGCGTCGAGGGCGTGGTGCTCAAGCGGGTGTACCGCGAAGGCAGTGACGTCAAACAGGGCGATGTACTGTTCCTGATCGACCCAGCGCCATTCAAGGCTGACCATGACAGCGCCCGCGCCACCCTGGCAAAGGCCGAGGCCACCTTGTACCAGGCGCGTTTGCAGGAGCAGCGCTACCGCGATCTGGTCGACGACAAGGCTGTCAGCCGCCAGGAATACGACAACGCCAAGGCCAGCTTCCTGCAGGCCGATGCCGAAGTGGCCGCCGCCAAGGCTGCCCTGGAACGCACCCGCCTGAACCTCGGCTACGCCACCGTAACGGCACCGATTTCCGGCCGTATCGGCCGTGCCCTGGTCACTGAAGGCGCACTGGTCGGCCAGAACGAGACCACCCCGCTGGCGACCATCCAGCAGCTGGACCCGATCCATGCCGACGTTACCCAGTCTACCCGCGAGCTCAACGCCCTGCGCCGCGCCTTGCGCGCAGGCGAACTGCAGCAGGTGGGCGACGGCCAGGCCCGCGCCACGCTGATCCAGGACGACGGCAGCGCCTACCCGCTGCCCGGCAAGCTGCTGTTCTCCGACATCAGCGTCGACCCCACCACCAACCAGATCACCCTGCGCAGCGAGTTCCCCAACCCGGACCTCGACCTGCTGCCCGGCAGCTACGTGCGCGTACGCCTGGAGCAGGCCGTGCAACCCAAGGGCCTGAGCGTGCCCCAGCGCGCCATCCTGCGCGACAGTGCCGGCGTGCCCAAGGTGCTGGTGGTCGACCAGCAGGCCCGGGTCAGCGATCGCCAGGTGGTACTGGGCAGCGCCCAAGGCGACCGCTGGGTCGTCAGCGAAGGCCTGGCCCCCGGCGAGCGGGTGGTGGTCGAGGGGCTGCAACACGTCAAGGCCGGTGACCAGGTGCAGGTCGACAACGCATCCGGGGCACCGCCCATCGCACAGCACACCGGCCAGTGA
- a CDS encoding GGDEF domain-containing protein, with the protein MFKTIEEHVRKQVAPAALRAEFRQHEFESMRPFCLLVICVSILVWLVFDLIVSFLAGQGFTWLSYLFISLLGCLAVVLNFTRRSHHFDVLNLLFITVITLGMRLVIEGLPVALRPVWLILGVSTVLYAMSVLPVRRWSFFCAMAITWVMLSPFYHTRMEPDAVEGAMLISYAVFLSGLVSYSYLQIRKTKLHNFYLSKVLLEQAYVDALTEIPNRRSFMAKAEQQLHQATPGQYLAMVDIDNFKKVNDRFGHDIGDEVLKRVALHIKAAMVDAEFARLGGEEFAIFLEGLDQKGAEQRVEALLRRVREDPGAHPVTISIGLAQVSAGDTLTMALIKADQALYEAKHTGKDRVVLWTTQLAEQG; encoded by the coding sequence ATGTTCAAAACCATCGAGGAGCACGTACGCAAGCAGGTCGCCCCCGCCGCCCTGCGCGCCGAGTTCCGCCAGCACGAATTCGAGTCCATGCGCCCGTTCTGCCTGCTGGTAATCTGCGTCAGTATCCTGGTCTGGCTGGTCTTCGACCTGATCGTCAGTTTTCTCGCAGGCCAGGGCTTCACCTGGCTGTCCTACCTGTTCATCTCCCTGCTCGGCTGCCTGGCCGTCGTGCTGAACTTTACCCGCCGCAGCCATCACTTCGACGTGCTCAACCTGCTGTTCATCACCGTCATCACCCTGGGCATGCGCCTGGTGATCGAAGGCCTCCCGGTGGCCCTGCGCCCGGTATGGCTGATCCTCGGGGTCTCCACCGTGCTGTATGCCATGTCGGTGCTGCCGGTGCGGCGCTGGTCATTCTTCTGCGCCATGGCCATCACTTGGGTGATGCTCAGCCCGTTCTACCACACCCGCATGGAGCCCGACGCGGTCGAAGGCGCCATGTTGATCAGCTACGCGGTGTTTCTCAGCGGCCTGGTCAGCTACAGCTACCTGCAGATCCGCAAGACCAAGCTGCACAACTTTTACCTGTCCAAGGTACTGCTGGAGCAAGCATACGTCGACGCCCTGACCGAAATCCCCAACCGCCGCTCGTTCATGGCCAAAGCGGAGCAACAGTTGCATCAGGCAACCCCCGGGCAGTACCTGGCGATGGTCGACATAGACAACTTCAAGAAGGTCAACGACCGTTTCGGCCACGACATCGGTGACGAAGTACTCAAACGCGTTGCGCTACACATCAAGGCAGCCATGGTCGACGCCGAGTTTGCGCGGTTGGGCGGCGAGGAATTCGCAATTTTTCTTGAGGGGCTGGACCAAAAAGGCGCTGAACAGCGGGTGGAGGCATTGCTACGCAGAGTGCGTGAAGATCCAGGTGCTCATCCGGTGACTATCAGCATCGGCCTGGCACAGGTGAGCGCGGGCGATACGTTAACCATGGCGCTGATCAAGGCCGACCAGGCGTTGTATGAAGCCAAACACACCGGCAAGGACCGGGTCGTGCTGTGGACTACACAGTTGGCGGAACAGGGTTAG
- the mobA gene encoding molybdenum cofactor guanylyltransferase MobA, with translation MPDALPPCSILILAGGRGQRMGGRDKGLVAWQGEPLVAHVQRVVRPLSDDLVISCNRNQEAYRTYADQLVGDAEADFPGPLAGVIAGLKVARHEWMVVLACDAPLVDRDLIEALSRLAVASDSAAMVRQGGFWQPMFSVLPRRLLPMLEQAWATGERSLQKALLREAVQGLECVDDDRRLSNFNSPELLQG, from the coding sequence ATGCCTGATGCACTGCCCCCCTGCTCCATCCTCATTCTCGCCGGCGGCCGTGGCCAACGCATGGGCGGCCGTGACAAAGGCCTGGTCGCGTGGCAGGGCGAACCGCTTGTTGCGCATGTACAGCGGGTGGTGCGACCGCTAAGCGATGACCTGGTGATTTCCTGCAACCGTAACCAGGAGGCTTACCGTACGTACGCTGACCAGCTGGTGGGCGATGCCGAAGCGGACTTCCCCGGGCCGTTGGCGGGGGTGATTGCCGGGCTCAAGGTGGCACGCCATGAGTGGATGGTGGTACTGGCCTGCGATGCACCACTGGTTGACCGCGATTTGATCGAGGCGCTGTCAAGGCTGGCGGTGGCCAGTGACAGTGCGGCGATGGTACGTCAAGGTGGGTTTTGGCAGCCGATGTTCAGCGTGCTGCCACGGCGGTTACTGCCAATGCTGGAGCAGGCCTGGGCGACGGGAGAGCGAAGCTTGCAAAAGGCCTTGCTGCGCGAGGCGGTGCAGGGGTTGGAGTGTGTCGATGATGATCGCCGGTTGAGCAACTTCAACAGCCCGGAACTGCTGCAAGGCTGA
- a CDS encoding DUF4434 family protein produces the protein MRMFLAFCLLALCLPATADQRLFYQPLNRDANVSPAQWQQLWHATVAQGGKALIVQWSAYGDSDFGGAQGWLANSLRSARAQGLQVVLGLYMDPAYYQRLDELDGEGLSSYWKAQLGRSLTQYQQLRQAWQLSVEGWYLPMELDDQHFRDPARREALFSQLQAFNRQLDKPLHISAFSAGKLSPRVNAAWLDQLAGLGLTVWWQDGAGTGRLPPLVRQGYEQALPCRIRVVREAFRQVSAPGQVFRAEPTEPKLVGGCHLEAVFDLRYRPWAQGVLPQN, from the coding sequence ATGCGTATGTTCCTCGCCTTCTGCCTGCTTGCCCTGTGCCTGCCCGCCACGGCCGACCAGCGCCTGTTCTACCAACCGCTCAACCGCGACGCCAATGTCAGTCCCGCCCAGTGGCAACAGCTGTGGCATGCCACCGTGGCCCAGGGGGGCAAAGCCCTGATCGTGCAATGGAGCGCCTATGGTGACAGCGACTTCGGCGGCGCCCAGGGCTGGCTGGCCAACAGCCTGCGCAGCGCACGTGCCCAAGGCCTGCAGGTGGTGCTGGGGCTGTACATGGACCCGGCCTACTACCAGCGTCTGGATGAACTGGACGGCGAAGGCCTGAGCAGCTATTGGAAAGCGCAACTGGGGCGCTCGCTCACCCAGTACCAGCAACTGCGCCAGGCCTGGCAGTTGTCGGTGGAGGGCTGGTACCTGCCCATGGAGCTGGATGACCAGCATTTTCGCGACCCCGCGCGGCGCGAAGCGCTGTTCAGCCAGTTACAGGCCTTCAACCGCCAACTGGACAAGCCTCTGCACATCAGTGCCTTCAGCGCAGGCAAGCTGTCGCCTCGGGTCAACGCCGCCTGGCTGGATCAACTGGCAGGCCTGGGCTTGACTGTGTGGTGGCAGGATGGCGCCGGCACCGGGCGATTGCCGCCGTTGGTGCGCCAGGGTTACGAACAGGCCTTGCCGTGCCGAATACGCGTGGTGCGCGAGGCGTTCCGCCAGGTGAGCGCACCTGGGCAGGTATTCAGGGCTGAGCCTACGGAGCCGAAGCTGGTTGGCGGGTGCCATCTCGAGGCGGTGTTTGACTTGCGCTACCGGCCCTGGGCCCAGGGTGTTTTGCCACAGAATTGA
- a CDS encoding efflux RND transporter permease subunit — translation MPQFFIDRPVFAWVVALFILLAGALAIPQLPVAQYPNVAPPQVEIYAVYPGASAATMDESVVSLIEQELNGADNLLYFESQSSLGSATITATFAPGTNPDLAQVDVQNRLKVVESRLPRPVTQQGLQVEKVSTGFLLLGTLTSEDGKLDETALSDILARNVMNEIRRLKGVGKAQLYGSERAMRIWIDPGKLIGFNLTPNDVAEAIAAQNAQVAPGSIGDLPSRDTQEITANVVVKGQLSTPEEFAAIVLRANLDGSTVTVGDVARVEIGAQEYQYGTRLNGKPATAFSVQLSPGANAMETATLVRAKMQELARYFPEGVKYDIPYDTSPFVKVSIEQVITTLFEAMLLVFAVMFLFLQNLRYTLIPTLVVPVALMGTFAVMLAMGFSVNVLTLFGMVLAIGILVDDAIVVVENVERIMAEEGLPPKEATRKAMGQISGAIVGITLVLVAVFLPMAFMQGSVGVIYQQFSLSMAVSILFSAFLALSLTPALCATLLKPVAKGEHHERKGFFGWFNRRFESMSNGYQRWVVQALKRSGRYLLVYAVLLAVLGYGFSQLPTAFLPTEDQGYTITDTQLPPGASRMRTEQVAAQIEAHNAEEPGVGNTTVILGFSFSGSGQNAALTFTTLKDWSERGADDSAQSIADRASAAFSQLKDAVAFSVLPPPIDGLGESTGFEFRLQDRGGMGHAELMAARDTLLANAGKSKVLTNVREASLAESPQVQLEIDRRQANALGVSFADIGSVLDVAVGSSYVNDFPNQGRMQRVVVQAEGDQRSQVEDLLKIHVRNNSGKMVPLGAFVQARWVSGPVQLTRYNGYPAVSISGEPAAGHSSGEAMAEIERLVAQLPPGAGLEWTGLSLQERLSGSQAPMLMALSLLIVFLCLAALYESWSIPTAVLLVVPLGILGAVLAVTLRGMPNDVFFKVGLITLIGLSAKNAILIIEFAKHLVDQGVDAADAAVQAARLRLRPIVMTSLAFILGVVPLAIASGASSASQQAIGTGVIGGMLSATLAVVFVPVFFVVVMRLAGRRQAREANAQGGISES, via the coding sequence ATGCCGCAATTCTTCATCGACCGCCCGGTGTTCGCCTGGGTGGTCGCGCTGTTCATCCTGCTGGCCGGTGCGCTGGCCATCCCGCAGCTGCCGGTGGCCCAGTACCCCAACGTGGCACCGCCGCAGGTGGAAATCTACGCCGTGTACCCGGGCGCCTCGGCGGCGACCATGGACGAAAGCGTGGTGAGCCTGATCGAGCAGGAGCTCAACGGCGCCGACAACCTGTTGTACTTCGAGTCGCAGAGCAGCCTGGGCAGCGCCACCATCACCGCCACCTTTGCCCCGGGGACCAACCCGGACCTGGCCCAGGTCGACGTGCAGAACCGCCTGAAGGTGGTCGAGTCGCGCCTGCCGCGCCCGGTCACCCAGCAGGGCCTGCAAGTGGAAAAGGTGTCCACCGGCTTCCTGCTGCTGGGCACCCTCACCTCTGAAGACGGCAAGCTCGACGAAACCGCACTGTCGGACATTCTCGCGCGCAACGTGATGAACGAAATCCGCCGCCTCAAGGGCGTCGGCAAGGCCCAGCTGTACGGTTCGGAGCGCGCCATGCGCATCTGGATCGACCCGGGCAAGCTGATCGGTTTCAACCTGACGCCCAACGACGTGGCCGAGGCCATTGCCGCGCAGAACGCCCAGGTCGCGCCTGGCAGCATCGGCGACCTGCCCAGCCGCGACACCCAGGAAATCACCGCCAACGTGGTGGTCAAGGGCCAGCTGAGCACCCCCGAAGAATTTGCCGCCATTGTCCTGCGCGCCAACCTGGATGGCTCCACGGTCACCGTCGGTGATGTCGCCCGGGTCGAGATCGGCGCCCAGGAATACCAGTACGGCACGCGCCTGAACGGCAAGCCGGCCACCGCGTTCAGCGTGCAGCTGTCGCCGGGTGCCAATGCCATGGAAACCGCCACCCTGGTGCGGGCGAAAATGCAGGAACTGGCGCGTTACTTCCCGGAAGGCGTCAAGTACGACATCCCCTACGACACCTCGCCGTTCGTCAAGGTGTCCATCGAGCAGGTCATTACCACCCTGTTCGAAGCCATGTTGCTGGTGTTCGCGGTGATGTTCCTGTTCCTGCAGAACCTGCGCTACACCCTGATCCCCACACTGGTGGTGCCGGTGGCGCTGATGGGCACCTTTGCGGTCATGCTGGCCATGGGCTTCTCGGTCAACGTGCTGACCCTGTTCGGCATGGTGCTGGCCATCGGCATCCTGGTCGACGATGCCATCGTGGTGGTGGAAAACGTCGAGCGCATCATGGCCGAGGAAGGCCTGCCGCCCAAGGAAGCAACGCGCAAGGCCATGGGCCAGATCAGCGGTGCAATCGTCGGCATCACCCTGGTGCTGGTGGCGGTGTTCCTGCCCATGGCCTTCATGCAGGGCTCGGTGGGGGTGATCTACCAGCAGTTCTCGCTGTCGATGGCAGTATCGATCCTGTTCTCGGCATTCCTGGCCCTCAGCCTCACCCCGGCGCTGTGCGCCACCTTGCTCAAACCGGTGGCCAAGGGCGAGCACCATGAACGCAAAGGCTTCTTCGGCTGGTTCAACCGGCGCTTTGAAAGCATGAGCAACGGCTATCAGCGCTGGGTGGTGCAGGCGCTCAAGCGCAGCGGCCGCTACCTGCTGGTGTACGCGGTGCTGCTGGCGGTGCTGGGCTATGGCTTCAGCCAGTTGCCCACGGCATTCCTGCCCACCGAAGACCAGGGCTACACCATCACCGACACCCAGCTGCCACCAGGGGCCAGCCGCATGCGCACCGAGCAGGTGGCCGCGCAAATCGAGGCACACAACGCCGAAGAACCCGGCGTGGGCAACACCACCGTGATCCTCGGCTTCAGCTTCTCTGGTAGCGGGCAAAATGCGGCGCTGACGTTCACCACCCTCAAGGACTGGTCCGAGCGTGGTGCCGACGACAGCGCCCAATCGATTGCCGACCGCGCCAGCGCGGCCTTCTCCCAGTTGAAGGACGCCGTGGCGTTTTCGGTGCTGCCGCCGCCTATCGACGGTCTGGGTGAGTCGACCGGCTTCGAGTTCCGCCTGCAGGACCGCGGTGGTATGGGCCACGCCGAACTGATGGCCGCCCGCGACACGCTGCTGGCCAATGCCGGCAAAAGCAAGGTACTGACCAACGTGCGCGAAGCCTCGCTGGCCGAAAGCCCGCAGGTGCAACTGGAGATCGACCGCCGCCAGGCCAATGCCCTGGGCGTGTCGTTCGCCGACATTGGCTCGGTACTGGATGTGGCGGTGGGCTCCAGCTACGTCAACGACTTCCCCAACCAGGGCCGCATGCAGCGGGTGGTGGTGCAGGCCGAAGGCGACCAGCGCAGCCAGGTCGAAGACCTGCTGAAAATCCACGTACGCAACAACAGCGGCAAGATGGTGCCACTGGGGGCATTCGTCCAGGCCAGGTGGGTCAGCGGCCCGGTGCAGTTGACTCGCTACAATGGCTACCCGGCGGTGTCGATTTCCGGTGAGCCGGCTGCCGGCCACAGTTCGGGCGAAGCCATGGCCGAAATCGAACGCCTGGTGGCGCAGCTGCCGCCCGGCGCCGGCCTGGAGTGGACCGGCCTGTCGCTGCAGGAGCGTTTGTCCGGCAGCCAGGCGCCGATGCTGATGGCATTGTCGTTGCTGATCGTGTTCCTGTGCCTGGCAGCGCTGTACGAAAGCTGGTCGATCCCGACCGCCGTGCTGCTGGTGGTACCGCTCGGTATCCTGGGCGCGGTGCTGGCCGTGACCCTGCGCGGCATGCCCAACGACGTGTTCTTCAAGGTTGGCCTGATTACCCTGATCGGCCTGTCGGCGAAGAACGCCATCCTCATCATCGAGTTCGCCAAGCACCTGGTCGACCAGGGCGTGGACGCCGCAGACGCCGCCGTACAGGCCGCCCGCCTGCGCCTGCGGCCCATCGTGATGACCTCGCTGGCGTTCATCCTCGGGGTGGTACCCCTGGCCATTGCCAGCGGCGCCAGCTCGGCCAGCCAGCAGGCCATCGGCACCGGGGTGATCGGCGGCATGCTCAGCGCCACGTTGGCGGTGGTGTTTGTGCCGGTGTTCTTCGTGGTGGTGATGCGCCTTGCGGGACGGCGTCAGGCGCGTGAAGCCAACGCACAAGGCGGGATCAGCGAAAGCTGA
- a CDS encoding ATP-binding protein, producing MLKILVRLYLVIIVAYAGALLFIPDTIVGLFQERFMAYNLDQAKGVQSLIVRQFHQAPREQWPAVEKDLANAFAPLEVKLLRMGQAELSADEQARLQHGQYAVRIAEWGYYETVLAPLDKEWLVRLHAPPDPLDINVLSWGVTVLIGAAMLGCLLLWVWPHWRDLERLKETARRLGQGQMAERTHISPHSNIGELAGVFDTMASDLERHVNQQRELLNAVSHELRTPLTRLDFGLVLLFDEVPQASRKRLLELVGHVRELDELVLELLSYSRLYNADQARERVEVSLLELVDSVLGGFAEELDGRGIQWEVRAEGNLPRFVLDPRLTARAVQNLVRNAMRYCDESLLLRLRLEDDGACLLTVEDDGIGIPVEERERIFQPFYRLDRSRDRNTGGFGLGLAISRRAIEGQGGTLTVAQSALGGAQFRIRLPAG from the coding sequence ATGCTCAAAATCCTGGTGCGGTTGTATCTGGTGATCATCGTCGCCTACGCCGGTGCGTTGCTGTTCATTCCCGATACCATCGTTGGCCTGTTCCAGGAACGCTTCATGGCCTACAACCTGGACCAGGCCAAAGGTGTGCAATCGTTGATCGTGCGCCAGTTCCACCAAGCCCCGCGCGAGCAGTGGCCGGCCGTGGAGAAAGACCTGGCCAATGCGTTCGCCCCGCTGGAAGTGAAGCTGCTGCGCATGGGCCAGGCCGAACTCAGCGCGGATGAGCAAGCGCGGCTGCAGCACGGCCAGTACGCGGTGAGAATTGCCGAGTGGGGCTACTACGAAACAGTGCTGGCACCGCTGGACAAGGAGTGGCTGGTGCGCCTGCATGCACCGCCAGACCCGCTGGACATCAATGTGCTGTCGTGGGGCGTGACCGTGCTGATCGGTGCGGCCATGCTGGGCTGCCTGCTGTTATGGGTATGGCCGCACTGGCGCGACCTTGAGCGCCTGAAGGAAACCGCCCGGCGCCTGGGCCAGGGGCAGATGGCCGAGCGCACTCACATTTCGCCGCATTCCAACATTGGTGAGTTGGCCGGGGTGTTCGACACCATGGCCAGTGACCTGGAGCGCCACGTCAACCAGCAGCGCGAGCTGCTCAATGCGGTGTCCCATGAGCTGCGCACGCCGCTGACCCGCCTGGACTTCGGCCTTGTGCTGCTGTTCGACGAAGTGCCGCAGGCCAGCCGCAAGCGGCTGCTGGAGCTGGTGGGGCATGTGCGCGAGCTGGATGAGCTGGTGCTTGAACTGTTGTCCTACAGCCGCCTGTATAACGCCGACCAGGCCCGCGAGCGTGTCGAGGTGTCGTTGCTGGAACTGGTCGACAGCGTACTCGGCGGTTTTGCCGAAGAGCTTGATGGCCGGGGTATCCAGTGGGAAGTCCGGGCCGAGGGCAATTTGCCCCGGTTTGTGCTGGACCCACGGCTGACAGCGCGGGCGGTGCAGAACCTGGTGCGCAATGCCATGCGCTACTGCGACGAAAGCCTGTTGCTGCGCTTGCGTCTGGAGGACGATGGCGCTTGCCTGCTGACGGTGGAGGATGACGGGATTGGTATTCCGGTGGAGGAACGGGAGCGGATTTTCCAGCCGTTCTACCGGCTGGACCGCAGCCGCGACCGCAACACCGGCGGTTTTGGCCTGGGGCTGGCGATCAGCCGGCGGGCGATCGAAGGGCAGGGCGGGACCCTGACTGTGGCGCAGTCGGCGCTGGGTGGGGCGCAGTTCAGGATTCGCTTGCCTGCGGGGTGA
- a CDS encoding response regulator transcription factor produces MPNIFLVEDDSALSELIASYLQRNDFHVQVIARGDHVLDEYRRQKPDLVILDLMLPGIDGLQLCRLLRQESQTLPILMLTARDDSHDQVLGLEMGADDYVTKPCEPRVLLARVRTLLRRSSVNEPRLDNDLILIGGLRIDLAERTVSWRGEEVELSSGEYNLLVVLARNAGEVLNRDRILQQLRGIEFNGTDRSVDVAISKLRRKFDDNAGEARKIKTVWGKGYLFSRVEWEC; encoded by the coding sequence ATGCCGAATATTTTCCTGGTCGAAGACGACAGCGCCCTGTCCGAGCTGATCGCCAGCTACCTGCAACGCAACGACTTCCATGTCCAGGTGATCGCCCGGGGCGATCATGTGCTGGACGAATATCGTCGGCAAAAGCCCGACCTGGTCATCCTCGACCTGATGCTGCCGGGTATCGATGGCCTGCAACTGTGCCGCCTGCTGCGCCAGGAGTCACAGACCCTGCCTATCCTGATGCTGACCGCCCGCGACGACAGCCATGACCAGGTATTGGGCCTGGAAATGGGCGCCGACGACTACGTGACCAAGCCCTGCGAGCCCCGCGTGTTGCTGGCCCGCGTGCGTACCCTGCTGCGCCGCAGCAGCGTCAACGAGCCGCGGCTGGATAACGACCTGATCCTGATCGGAGGCCTGCGCATCGACCTGGCCGAGCGCACGGTCAGCTGGCGCGGCGAAGAGGTGGAGCTGTCCAGCGGTGAGTACAACCTGCTGGTGGTACTGGCGCGCAATGCCGGCGAAGTGCTGAACCGCGACCGCATTTTGCAGCAGCTGCGCGGCATCGAGTTCAACGGCACCGACCGTTCGGTGGACGTGGCCATCTCCAAGCTGCGGCGCAAGTTCGACGATAACGCCGGCGAAGCGCGCAAGATCAAGACCGTGTGGGGCAAGGGCTACCTGTTCAGCCGCGTCGAGTGGGAGTGCTGA